In the Candidatus Sericytochromatia bacterium genome, TCACGGTGCGGGCTGCCCTGTCCTTGCTCCTGCTGATGGGCGTCTGGGTGGCCCTGACTCGCCTGGGCCCGGCCAAAGGAGAGGCGCCTACGGCCGGCCCATCCGCTCCTGCGGCCAAGTCCGCTCCAGGGTTTCAAGAGGCTTATCTGGGAGGAGGCTGCTTCTGGTGCGTCGAAGCAGCCTTGGAGCAACTCGCCGGCGTGGGTGACGTGGAAAGCGGCTACGCCGGCGGCCACCTGGCGGCGCCTGGCTATGCCGAGGTCTGCACGGGCCAGACCGGCCACGCGGAAGTGGTGAGAGTCCCCTTCGACCCGAAGGTGATCCCCTACGAGACTTTGCTGGACGCCTTCCTGCTGGTGCACGACCCCACCAGTCGGGACCGCCAAGGAGCCGATGTCGGCAGCCAGTACCGGTCGATCATCCTGGTGCGAGACCAAGCAGAACGGAAGCGCGCGGAAGCCGTCCTCCGAGGGGCTCAGGCCCGATTTCCGCGTCCCATCGTGACCGAGGTGGCGGTTTTGAAGCGGTTCTGGCCCGCCGAAGCGGAGCACCAGGACTACTTTCAAAAGCATCCTGAGCTGCCCTACTGCGCGGGGGTGATCGCCCCCAAGCTGGAAAAACTGCGCAAGGCCAGGCCCCAGGCCATCAAGACGCCACCGACGGCGGGTGCATCTCGTCCGTGAGCGTCAGTAGGTGTCGACCAGCCAGCGCTTCGCCCGCACGAGCGCGGGCTTGAGAGCAGCGAAGTCCTGGCCTGAGGGGGACAACAGACGCTGAAAAGCCGCCTCGACCCCAGTTTCCATGCCCTTCAGTCCGCACTGGTAGACCGTGAGATGACGCGCCTCCAGCCAGGGCAGCACCCGCTCGGCCAGTTCAGCCAGGCGATCGCCGACATACATTCGCCCCCCGTCCGCATTGGTCTGTTCACGCGAGATCGCCAGGGCAAAGCGATCATCCGGCCCGTCGAGCAAGGCGCGCAACTCGTCGGCATAGAGCAGGTCTGCCGAGGTCCGCACGCCAAAGACGAGCAAGGCAGGCCCTCGTTCAGACTGACGACCACGCTGATGCAGAAATGCCCGGAAAGGCGCGATACCAGTCCCTGTGGCCACCATCAACACCGGCGCAGTCGGATCCTCCGGCAGCAGAAAGT is a window encoding:
- the msrA gene encoding peptide-methionine (S)-S-oxide reductase MsrA, whose protein sequence is MPKWRSDSEGPDETGSEGPVFVPRTAVTVRAALSLLLLMGVWVALTRLGPAKGEAPTAGPSAPAAKSAPGFQEAYLGGGCFWCVEAALEQLAGVGDVESGYAGGHLAAPGYAEVCTGQTGHAEVVRVPFDPKVIPYETLLDAFLLVHDPTSRDRQGADVGSQYRSIILVRDQAERKRAEAVLRGAQARFPRPIVTEVAVLKRFWPAEAEHQDYFQKHPELPYCAGVIAPKLEKLRKARPQAIKTPPTAGASRP
- a CDS encoding FAD-binding oxidoreductase — its product is MSSPTVDIPLNLVKPSTPYEALVLENRALTPDSSEDVRHLVFDLGESGLRYLEGQSIGVIPPGADAAGKPHRLRLYSIASARAGDDASGRTVSLCVKRTIYQNEAGETVRGLCSNYLNDLVPGDRVRICGPIGKHFLLPEDPTAPVLMVATGTGIAPFRAFLHQRGRQSERGPALLVFGVRTSADLLYADELRALLDGPDDRFALAISREQTNADGGRMYVGDRLAELAERVLPWLEARHLTVYQCGLKGMETGVEAAFQRLLSPSGQDFAALKPALVRAKRWLVDTY